The DNA segment tgatttatttatttttcttcaaagtaaatttcattttataacttgaaaaatattttatgttatccAGGTACATCGAAAAGTATCATTCCCactttaaatatgtattttctaatatatagaatcactaaataatcaaaaaatcattttgatTGATAATACacaaagacaaaaacaaaattataaatttttaatactatataataaaaatatttttattatttagaaaataaaactggaatcttaaaaatattttataaactaataactctataaattcataaaataatatagcttaaataatattaattagaaaatttgtactatatatttattcaaaaatcTATAATTTTGTGTCCAAACTACTTATTCAAAAATActgaaatttttggttttggttctggTTAATATTTGGTTATGGGTTCTGAATTGATCGGTGCATTTCCAAAATTAATTTGATCATCAGTTCAAATGATATCCAATATTTAAATCAATGCTTAATTtaagtaaaaattataaaaacctTGAAATTCAAGAATTTGATATATCACCGACATTATAGTTCTCCAGAAAGCggaatattaaagaaaaatttgatgacaaaaaaaaagaagcgcTAATCCTTTTATTATCTATCTCTATGTCACATAGTCTATGTGCAAGAATGCCACCTGCGAGTGTGTGACTACGGCCATACCTACCTagcttttattatttctttgtaTACTTTTATAGTTTGCTCaaagaaaaaatgtaattttatagTTAGTATTTAGTGAGCTTCAGGTAtacgagaaaaataaaattaaaattaaaaagtttggTTTAGGtatcaaacaaaaattatagaGAGTATGCATTGTATAACTTAACTTTTGGAAATCGAAACCCGCCTAAGACACCAACCCATCGATTGTGGGAAATAAGATAGTGTGAGTGCCTGAGTGGGTTTGCATATGTGTCATGTGAACCTCTGTGCTATCTTCCATCGTCGCTATCATACATCATCCACGATTTGACTATCTTATAATATCcacaaattatataatacaacCACCATAAGACAATATTAAGTAGCCGATCTGATAAGTTTACAATATATGTGACTTCATTTCCAATTACATAAAAGTATATGAAATCCCCGATATCTAGGGATAATTTCTTTATccatttaactatatatatacatatttatatttctttagtatcttatatattaaaacagaagtcacaactttgattcatgtgtaatttttttaaaaatagattctCACTAGAAATTAGTTATCattcattaattattaataatatggaTTAATAATGAATCATTCCTAATATAACATCCACTCCTCAAAATCCGGATGGGTTAACAATctcaccttgattcatgtgtgatatttttatatggatcatcatttaaaatttgtattaaatgtATCTCTAtaatgctaatatataatcttttaactacttaaatcataatataatttgatatctattaatttaaataatatatatatttaattttcttaacaaatgtgttggaaaaacattataacaatatcttaattatcaaaaattgtattgtatataaatattttcactaattttataattagtaatgaaattaatgttattatacattaatatatatatatatatatatactcagttatattttataaaatgaaaaacattatatcaaattttactattatatagttatatctatcattttaaaataaaacattgtatttaactaaatatgatatgataaatattttaaactgataaattagtatattttattttcacaaacattaaaaatttatgctagaaatataatatgttggtagaacgggttaacattagtaaattaaataattcatttataaaattaacttatcttaaacttttatatatatagttattatcttaaatgaataaacataaaaaaaaaatattgataaaggaAATCTAGCgctttgaattacggatcaggatcataataattgaataaaaataatttttaaaaatatataataaaaaataccaaatatatgtgatgatttaaaataatcaattaacttacagcatgaaaactatcacattgttatatattaaaattattatatataaacatttatatatataagtaactttataaatatattctaGTTatgtacaatatatatataaacatgaaaattagtacccgcacggttgtgcgggtccaAATCTAGTCTAATTTAAAGGCAGAAGTAACAAAAGATTTGTGGTAGTACTTCTAATTTCTCCCTTGATTTGGCCAGAAATTGTTAGAATTTGCATAGAAGTCGGATAATCATAACAAATTAGAGATggcactacaaaaaaaagtgagaaaCCCCGAAACAAAAAATCGTCCGAAATATGTCAGGAATAAATATTCACGGCAAAATCATCAAAAATTTGCCAATAATGAATATTTGTGATTAATTCCTGAAGAATTATCCGCCAAGAGCAAGTTGTCAACGTTTTCCCGATGACATATACCAATGGTAATGACAATGGAAAAAACCCGTCGGAAATTCCCGACCACCTTGGTCCATagaaaattatgtaatttaaaattattgttttaaattatttaatttaaaataataattaaaaacatatatttgagATGCAAAAAGGAAAAACACTTTCAAGAAGCATATACTTCATAAAATAAGCCATGGTACCTCTTTCAAGAAAATTAGTTAATTGGAGTCTTGGACACACTGCTATTACATCCTCCCCTATCACAACATCAACAAACTCTAGACAAGCTTATTAGAAAGCTCTCATTTTGCATTCTCCATTACAAACACACTTCTATCGTAAACCAGTGTCTTATGTGATGTACTATAGCTCGACATGTCTTTGCCGACAGAATGTGGCTAAACCAATCAAACTTCTCACTCGACATGTTAAAGAAAAGACGAGGATGTATGCAGCAATTCGAATGGACTGCAATGCGTTTTGGGCCATAAACAGGCCTTTTAAGTCAAAAAGCCTTTTTGTGAAATCAACGGTTCTCGTTACGAAATGCAAAGAATCTTCTggatcctctctctctctctctctctctctcttctctcaccagctctatctatctatctaaaCCCTAACCCACTCCCTCACTTTCATTCCAGAGTAAACCATCTCCTTATCCACAAAGCCCAGAACCCTCTCGTTTGCTCCCGGTCTGAAAAATGGCGACTGCAAATGCTCTCTCCTCTCCCTCTGTCCTCTGCTCTTCACGACAGGTAAAGTACTTGTCTGAGATTTAACCATCACTTCATTCTGTTTCAATTAGTTTGGCTTCTGGGTTGGTGAAAGTTGGTTACTTTTCTCAGTTCAGCTTCTTGAAATGCTTTTTTGGTTTCTGGGTTGGTGTAAAAATTGTCACTTTGTATGTGGAACTATAATAAATCGATTGAGATTAACGAATAATCATATCTTGTGGGTTTGCAGGGAAAGCTGAGTGGTGGAAGTCAGCAGAAAGGTCAAAGAGTAAGCTACAGGAAAGCAAACAGACGCTTCAGCGTTAGAGCAAATGTAAAGGAGATTGCTTTCGACCAGAGCTCAAGAGCTGCTCTTCAAGCTGGTATCGACAAGCTTGCTGATGCTGTTGGTCTCACTCTTGGCCCTAGAGGTATACTATTATTAGTGTCTTCTGTTCACTGTGTTTGTTGTACCACAAAACTATATCTCTTATTATCTTGTGATGTTTTTCAAAGGGAGGAATGTTGTGTTGGATGAGTTTGGTAGCCCCAAGGTTGTGAACGATGGAGTCACCATCGCTAGGGCCATTGAGTTACCTGACGCCATGGAGAACGCTGGTGCAGCACTCATCCGCGAGGTTAGTGTGACAGCTTTATCTTTCATTGTTACTTCTGAAAATGGTAATTGATTTGTTTGTTGTGTGATAAAAAGGTTGCGAGTAAGACTAATGACTCAGCTGGCGACGGGACAACAACTGCTTCCGTCCTGGCTCGGGAAATCATCAAACACGGTCTGTTGAGCGTCACTTCCGGCGCCAATCCTGTCTCCCTCAAGAGAGGAATCGACAAGACCGTTCAAGCTTTGATAGAAGAGCTTGAGAAGAGATCTAGACCTGTCAAAGGCGGTAGCGACATCAAAGCCGTGGCTACAATCTCAGCTGGAAACGATGAGCTTATTGGAGCGATGATCGCTGACGCCATTGACAAAGTGGGACCTGATGGTGTTCTCTCCATTGAGTCCTCATCCTCCTTTGAGACCACCGTCGAAGTCGAAGAAGGGATGGAGATTGACAGAGGCTACATCTCCCCTCAGTTCGTTACCAACCCCGAGAAGCTGCTCGTCGAGTTCGAGAACGCGAGGGTGTTGATCACTGATCAGAAGATCACCGCCATCAAGGACATCATCCCCATCTTGGAGAAAACCACTCAGCTTCGAGCTCCGTTGCTGATCATCGCTGAGGATGTCACAGGGGAGGCCTTAGCAACTCTGGTTGTGAACAAACTCCGCGGTGTTCTCAACGTTGTTGCTGTTAAAGCTCCAGGGTTCGGAGAAAGGAGAAAAGCTATGCTTCAGGATATAGCAATCTTGACGGGAGCCGAGTACCAGGCCCTTGACATGGGCCTGCTGGTGGAAAACACGACCATAGATCAGTTGGGGATTGCTAGAAAAGTGACTATCAGCAAAGACTCGACCACGCTTATAGCCGACGCAGCTTCCAAGGACGAGCTTCAAGCTCGTATCTCCCAGCTGAAGAAGGAGCTCTTCGAGACTGACTCTGTGTATGACTCGGAGAAGCTCGCTGAGAGGATTGCTAAGCTCTCTGGTGGTGTTGCCGTCATTAAAGTCGGAGCAGCGACTGAGACCGAGCTCGAGGACCGTAAGCTTCGTATTGAGGATGCAAAGAACGCAACGTTCGCTGCTATCGAGGAAGGAATAGTTCCCGGTGGTGGCGCCACGTTGGTGCATCTCTCCACTGTGATTCCCGCCATTAAGGAGACGTTTGAGGACGCTGATGAACGTTTGGGAGCTGATATAGTACAGAAGGTAAGTTTTAAAAGCTATAAATAATCAGTAAAAAAATCGATCTTATGTGTTTGAATACAAACAGGCATTGGTGGCACCAGCTGCGCTTATTGCGCAGAACGCTGGAATCGAAGGGGAAGTTGTGGTGGAGAAGATTATGTTCAGTGAATGGGAGCTAGGGTACAACGCCATGACTGATACCTATGAGAATCTGTTGGAAGCGGGAGTGATTGATCCAGCTAAAGTGACGAGATGTGCGCTGCAGAACGCTGCTTCGGTTGCAGGGATGGTGCTGACCACTCAGGCCATTGTTGTTGACAAACCTAAACCCAAGGCTCCTGCTGCTGCTGCACCTGAGGGCCTCATGGTGTAATGAAGTTTGCACATCTATCATATTTGTTGTCCCCAACTATCttgcaatgtttttttttcctatggGGAAATGAGTAGCTTTGTTTAAcgagaaataatatttttatattccgAGTAAGGATTGTTCTGATtgcaaaataaaatgtttttgtatTCAAAATGTGTGTCCAATGTTATTTGGCAAGTGAAGTTAAGAAGAAAAGTGAAAAGTAAGCAAATATAGATGGAAACAATCAAACGGTAAGGGCCTAATCAAACTGATGTTCATCATCTTTATCAACTGCTACTAAATTTTCTTCAGCATGTTTTTCTGTTTATAATCACTCCCACCATTTTCATCATTATTCCCCTGAAACACAGAATCAACTTCTGGATGAATTTTCAAGATCCAACTCTAATACACCATATGAACAAAGGGTCATTGTCATCGTCGTAGACTAACTAATGTTACAAGTCTAAGAGCATCTTCAATAGTACTActatagtttagtaaaaatacTCCAATATACtctctttttcatttataatagagtgaaaaataaatttactttataaatagattaacttctttatttttttatcactctattttgttctttaaaatataatatcattgaaatataattgaattttattatagaattgctctattcaaaaaaaataatagagtAAACTATTGGATATGAGTCCCAAATAATACACACTACTTTCATTATGGTTTTCCCTATACTCCAAGCCATTAACCTTCTCAAGAATGTACATCTTTCAGATATAATCAAATCTAAGGACTCTCTGCTGTCTAATACCTAAATCCATATCCAATTACTTGAGCAAGGTTACCATATCCAATTACTTGAGCAAGGTTACCATATCCAAAGACCTGTAATCTCAGTCTGTTAATAAGTTCTCCTCTCCCTTTACAACATCTTCATCTCAGGCCACAAAGAACTTGGTTTGACGCCGCTCTTAACAACGAATGTAATCATCATCGCTGCCTCTTCTTCCCGGTTTACTTCAGACAACGCATCAGCTAATCTTTCAAATACTTTACCATCATTAACGTATCCTTCCCTAACCATCTCAGCCACCACCTCCAAAGCATTATCTACCCTTCCTGCTCTATAACACCCTTCAATCAACGTCGTATACATCGCTTCATCAACCTCAAACTCGTTCACTCGCAGCTCCTCCAACAATCTCAACCCTTCGCACACTTTCCCCGCTTTGCAGAGCCCATTCATCAACCCCCAATACGTATCCTTGTTCGAAACAACACCTCGAGTACTCATCACGCTATGTATCTCAAACGCTTTCTCCACTAATCCGACTCTAGCGTACCCGTTAATGATCAAATTATACAGATAAGTCTCCACCTTAAGCTGCTTATCATGCATCGTCGAAACCAACCTCTCTGCTTCTTCAACCTTACCGTAACTAGCGAACCCGTCGATCAAAATCTTGTAAGCATCGAGATCAAGACTCACGCTTTTCTCCTCCATCAACTCAAGAACCAAACCCAACTCTTCGAAGTTCCATCTCTTAACACAACAGTCTATCAAAGACTTAAACGTAACGATATTAGGCTTAATAGTCTCAACCTCCTCCACCAACTCTCTTCCCCTCTTGATCTCTCCGTTGCAACACAAAGCAGAGACGACAACCGTTAAAGAGTAAACAGACACAACACCCAACTCCGAAGCAACCATCAGACGAAAGAAGTCGTTGGCTAACTCAACCTCATCGCTTCTTCTGAGGTTCAGCAAATGCAAAGTCAAAGCCTTTTCATCGATCTCGACCTCATACACTCGAAAACCTCGACAACTTCATCGTACCTCCCGCTGTCTGAATAAACCGTGATCATCGAATTAAAGAGCCTCGCGACGACTTTCTTCTCGAACCCGCCGCAGTCGTCGAGGGCTCCAGAGGCGATATCGCGAAAAGGGTACCTGAGAACGTCGGGGTTCAGCAGTTCCCGCGCGACGGAGAACTTCCTCTCCGACAGGACGCGGAGAGAGAGGGACAGGTGTGTTCTGAGATCGGGTCGGAAAGAGAAAAGAGATGGGTTTTCGAGGATGAATCGGAAGAAGGAGACGCGTTTCGAGGATTTGATGTCTGGGTCGGATACGATGCGGCGGAGAGGGTGAGATCGGAGATTGGTTTTTCCGGTGAGCAGATGAGGAGGTTGTGGATGGAGCTTGGGTATGTTCGTTTGGTTGTCTTTAGGGTTTTAAGGAAGCTTTGTAGAGTCATCGTCGCTTCGTCGGCTTTTTTggatctctctttcttctccgtTCGTCGGAGTTGGAGTTTTGGCCCGGCACGTTCAAAAGTAGCACGATGTTCGATTTTCTAATATAAGAACGGCACGGTTTGTGATAACCTTCATGtcttgaaaaaatatatatatattttttttatacctTATTACTTTCTTATGTACACTGGTATATGAATTCAATACCCAACTTTACACATTTTTACAATCCACatcatcatctcttttttttttttttttttccatcagaaattttatttaaaataaggGCCAAGCCCAACCATTACAAAGCCCAAACCACAAGGGGCAACCCAACTCCACACAAACAAAGGCCCAAAAGCCCAAAAGAAAACGGAAACCCTAACTCCCAAAACGGAGGCGCATCACTCACGCTCAACCGCTTCGAACCACGCCGGAAACCGCAACAATCGAGACCCCGGTGCCATCTCCCATGATCTAACCACCGGTACACCCACAAGCTCAATAGCTCCACCATCTTCACCGCTAACACCCTCAAGACAGCGATTCTAAACTCGGATAGCATCAATCGCAGAGGAGAGCTAATCCGTCACAATTAAAACACCACCACCGACTAGAAAGCGTAGCGCAAACCATCACCCAGTTACCACCGGGGAGCGTCTATCATCCTCCGACGAGAGCTCCACCGGCCAAACCAACCCGACATCGCTAGAGACTAAAAGATAAACCTAAAAAACGGAGATAAAAAGACCACTTAGCCGGCGGCGCAAGGCACAGAGCAACCTTCACGCCCCGGAGACAAGAGCCGGCGACAGCGGAGCAAAGGAAGCCTCCGCCTCCCGGTGACAAAGTCGGCGTCGATGGAGCTCTAtaagcctccacctcccggaaAACTAATACTACTCGAAACTACCGGCTTCACCACCCCCATCCTCCACCCACTCGCGTCGTTGCTCCAGACACAGCGCCTCCACCGGGTCGCCCCCGGAGGTGACGACAACGGACAAGGCCCGGACCAGAGCTCCGACAAGGCGATAGGGGGAGGACAAGTATGAGAAGCCGAAGAAAAGCACTTGGTGAAAGATCAAAGGGCTCCCGCACCGGCACGCgcgctcacgcgccggccggACGTCGGAAACCACAACCCGATCTGCTTTCTCTCTCTAACTTTTCTCTCTTGTTCTCCCTCTCTCTATAGCCGCTCAAAGTAATTCGTTTATTTTACCTATTAATTCAACacccatataatttttttcactataatggttttgtttaataaaatttaaaaccctacaaattttaattcatattattatttatataattttgatagttaaataataaaaaaattgattgtaaCTAAATGAAATAACTAAAATGACATAACCTAataattttaagtttattttatttttattctttactATTTTTTAGTTCTAGGACGGGAAGCTTTAATATATCCTCGTCAGTTCCTATTGTTCCACGAGCTGATTGGGTAATATTCTCCATCTCTTGCCTTCATTTGTTCTCTGGAGATTAGAACACATAGGTGTGGAACGAAACAGGGTAGCCTCTGCACTTGTGATGAGTGTTACACGTGATAGAAGATATCAATCGCACATTGCTCGTGTGATCCTGGGTGGTTTAGACGTATCTTGGAAGAGGAAGCTGCTGGTCTCTAACCTATGGGGTGTTTCCTGAATCCTGTCGTATGTTTTGGTGCACATGGTCTCTGTTGAGATTAATTTGCCCTGCATACTCTGTTTCCTTTTGGGTTTTATCCCATTTTTTACTTATGCTCCATCGCAAGTTTCCTCTGTCTCTGGAGGATAACCTGCAAACTCTGATATGATCTctttattttgatataatacACCTAgcgttaaataaataaataaaagcaggAGCCACTTCCAGCTTTTAACATGCAAAGGTTGTTTGTCTGCTTGTATCCCAAAAGCGTTCGTCCTTACTTGCTAACCACAAAGGAGGCGTTTTGGCGATCGAAGACGTTACCATTAATTGGTGTCTTCATCTGCACCCTAAAACGTCATTTATGCTATATTGGTGTCTTAGactaaaatatttcataaaagtgTATTGTCTATTATAGATTATGATCacgtttaatttttatttagatatataaacaCTTTTAGTTTTCATCATCATAGATGCTAGTGATAATCTAGAAAGTATTATCTACGTCTATCGTAGATAGTTTTTAGCATATCATAAAATTGTTTCGCAATAACATTAGTTCTTCTTTATTATCAAGAATTGCATTTGCATCTTCATGAAATGAACTTGTAATCATATCATGAAACCTATTTTTCCTACTCATACCCATCACTcgcattttcaaatatatattgtcCATGATCTCATCATAACTAGTATTATGCTCAAATCCGTACTGATAATGCATCTTCCCCCATGCGAG comes from the Brassica napus cultivar Da-Ae chromosome A7, Da-Ae, whole genome shotgun sequence genome and includes:
- the LOC106352579 gene encoding ruBisCO large subunit-binding protein subunit alpha, chloroplastic (The RefSeq protein has 6 substitutions, 6 frameshifts compared to this genomic sequence), with the translated sequence MATANALSSPSVLCSSRQGKLSGGSQQKGQRVSYRKANRRFSLRANVKEIAFDQSSRAALQAGIDKLADAVGLTLGPRGRNVVLDEFGSPKVVNDGVTIARAIELPDAMENAGAALIREVASKTNDSAGDGTTTASVLAREIIKHGLLSVTSGANPVSLKRGIDKTVQALIEELEKRSRPVKGGRDIKAVATISAGNDELIGAMIADAIDKVGPDGVSPIESSSSFETTVEVEEGMEIDRGYISPQFVTNPEKLLVEFENARVLITDQKITAIKDIIPILEKTTQLRAPLLIIAEDVTGEALATLVVNKLRGVLNVVAVKAPGFGERRKAMLQDIAILTEPSTALDMGLLVENTTIDQLGIARKVTISKDSTTLIADAASKAELQARISQLKKESFETDSVYDSEKLAERIAKLSGGVAVIKVGAATETELEDRKLRIEDAKNATFAAIEEGIVPGGGATLVHLSTVIPAIKETFEDADVRLGADIVQKALVAQSLIAQNAGIEGEVVVEKIMFSEWELGYNAMTDTYENLLEAGVIDPAKVTRCALQNAASVAGMVLTTQAIVVDKPKPKAPAAAAPEGLMV